TTGTCCTCGACCAGCAACACCCGGCCGCGCCGTTGCGGCGTCAGGGTTTCGAGGCGCGCATCGTTGCTGGTCGTGGTGTCCGGATGCAAAACCCGGCGCAGCGTTTGATACAGGGCGTTGCGCGCCAGTGGTCGCGCCTGTTGCTGCAATGGCGCGAGCGCGGCGGCCTCTTCGCTGGGCATGAAACTGCCATAAGCGGTGACCAGCAGAATCGGCGCTTTCAGCGTCGCTCGCAGGTTGAACAGGCATTCCGGGCAGTCGGTGATCAGCACATCGGGCTCCAGACCGAGCATCGAGTCTTCGATCGAGCGCTGCTGATAATCAAGTCCCCACAACGGCAACAAGCCTTTCAACAATTCCGCCAGGCCGCTGCTCGCCGCCGTAATCGCGACAATTTTGCCGTGTAGCGGCTGCGGCGCAATCGCGCGGGTGTGGCAAGGTAACGGCAAGTCGGCGCAAAACTGGCTGCCGAACCCGGCTTCGGAGCTGATGGTCAGCCGCCCCTGCATCGCTTCGCACAGGTTATAGGTCAGCGCCAGGCCCAGCCCGGTGCCGCCAAACTGGCGGGTAATCCCGGCGCCGGCCTGGGTGAACGGCTGGAAGATTCTCACCTGCGCGTCCTGGGCGATGCCGATGCCGGTGTCGCAGACTTCGATGCGCACACCATCCTCAAACATCGAAAGGCGAACATCGACCCGGCCAAACCGGGTGAATTTCAGCGCATTGGACAGCAGGTTGCTGACGATCTGCCGCACTCGTGTCGGGTCGCCGCTGACCAGCGCGGGGAATTGCGGATCGATCAGACACGTCAGTTCGACGCTCGGCGCGGCGTTCTGCGAGAGCAGGTTGGCGGTGTCCTCGATCAGCGAGCCGAGGTCGAACGGAATGTGCTCAAGCTCCAGTTGCCCGGCATCGAATTTCGACAGGTCGAGGATATCGTTGAGCAGTTCCACCAGCACTTTGCCCGAGTCATGCGCGATCGACAGTTGTTGCTGCTGCTCGGCATTCAGTGGGCCGTCGAGCGACAACGCGATCATCCCCAGCAAACCGTTGAGCGGCGTGCGAATTTCATGGCTCATGTTTGCGAGGAATGCCGAGCGCGCTTCGGCCATGTCCAGCGCGGTGCTGCGCGCGACTTCCAGTTCCTGATTGGATTGGCTGAGGCGGCTGTTGATCGCTTTAAGCTCGGCGGTACGCGCCGAGACGATATTTTCCAGTTGCGCGAGGTAGTCGGTCAGGCGGTTTTCGGCGTTGCGCCGCTGCTGGATTTCGGTGGCAATGTTTTCGAAC
The window above is part of the Pseudomonas prosekii genome. Proteins encoded here:
- a CDS encoding hybrid sensor histidine kinase/response regulator codes for the protein MDIKFTHRLSYKQARLTVLVGFILGTLLSLLQIGIDYASEDASINREILSLLEISHNPASRIAYNIDAELAQELTMGLLRSPAIISAQLTDNTGTVLASVKRQGLQSGYRVISDFLFGANRQFQDRLYLDHLPEESLGTLKLEVDTYSFGSRFLRRAEVTLLNGFARSLLLTGILLALFYVMLTKPLVRVIRELSGRDPRSAEPTWLEYPAGHENDEIGVLVKVANQQFENIATEIQQRRNAENRLTDYLAQLENIVSARTAELKAINSRLSQSNQELEVARSTALDMAEARSAFLANMSHEIRTPLNGLLGMIALSLDGPLNAEQQQQLSIAHDSGKVLVELLNDILDLSKFDAGQLELEHIPFDLGSLIEDTANLLSQNAAPSVELTCLIDPQFPALVSGDPTRVRQIVSNLLSNALKFTRFGRVDVRLSMFEDGVRIEVCDTGIGIAQDAQVRIFQPFTQAGAGITRQFGGTGLGLALTYNLCEAMQGRLTISSEAGFGSQFCADLPLPCHTRAIAPQPLHGKIVAITAASSGLAELLKGLLPLWGLDYQQRSIEDSMLGLEPDVLITDCPECLFNLRATLKAPILLVTAYGSFMPSEEAAALAPLQQQARPLARNALYQTLRRVLHPDTTTSNDARLETLTPQRRGRVLLVEDNPVNQLVAKGMLGKLGCEVVVAAHGAEALDQLEVGEFDLVLMDCNMPVMDGYEASRHIRRSGRWPELPIVALTANAMSEERERCRVAGMSDYLAKPFRREELAALLDLWIPTTPAP